The bacterium sequence TTTGGTTCCTGTTGCCATCTTAATTGGACAGGTAATTGGCATCTCCAAACAGCGGTTAATGTTATCCTTCGTGCAAATGAACAACGACCTCACGATGAACAAGCACTTGGCAATCAAGCCGGAGGAGATTCTTATCCTGCTTCCGCAGTGCTTGCAAGCTCCGGAGTGCGACCGCAGGCTGACCAGCGACATACATAACTGCAGGCGGTGCGGTAAGTGCGACATTGCGGCGCTGTTGGAGATTTTCGATAAGCGTTGTGTTCAGGCGTGGGTTGTTCCGGGTGGGACACTGGCAAGAGAAATGGTCAAGACCCATCGGCCAAGGGTCATTCTGGCCGTTGCGTGCGAGAGGGAGCTTTCGTCCGGGATATTGGACACACATCCGATACCGGTCGTGTCAATAATCAACGATAGGCCAAATGGTCCGTGCGTGGGGACGCGGGTATCGTGCGCGTCGGTCGATGAGATGTTGCAGCGCTTGCTTGGCAAGACCTATTGTGCTAAGGATAGCAAACTAGTAACTGCCGTGGGTCAACATCGAACTGAGAGGAAAGGTCAACGTGAGAGCGAGGCGAGCCGTCGTGCAAGCTGAGTTCGACATTTCCGGCGAAGTAGAGCGCATTCAAGACCAGCTCAACAGGCTGATCGAGCGCGTTACGGCCTATGGTTGGGACAAGTCTTGGGAGAGGGAGCGGTTCCAGCCGCACGTCGATGTATATGAAAACCGGAGTTCCTTAGTAATCGTGGCCGAACTACCGGGCGTGAGTACCTCGTCGATCCAGGTTTATGGTTTTCAGGGTGCGATACACATAGAGGGTGTGAAAGAGGCGAACTACCCTCCTGCTGGGGATGCGATGTTCCACACCTTCGAGCGGAGTTTCGGCAAGTTCGAGATCAGGGTGATCATCCCTTGCCCTGTCCAGTTTCGCGAGGCCAAAGCGAGTTATTCGGACGGTTTGGTTACGGTGAATTTGCCCAAAATCAACGAGCGGCGTTGCAGGAAGTGTGTCATCCCCGTGGAGATCGGATGAGAGCCGGCGAACCAATGACTGAGCGCAAACGCCCGGGAGAATCAGCGCCAGTCGTTGCGGTCGTTGCGGTCGTCGCGGGCAGCAGGTCTGACAGCAAGCTCATAGACGAGGCGGCGCGAACGCTCTCTGAGTTTGACGTCCCTTGCGAAAAGCGAATAATCTCGGCCCATAGAACACCTGAGCAAGCGCTCGAGTTTGCCCGTAACGCAAGGTCAAGAGGTCTGAAGGTGATCATTGCGATAGCTGGAAAGGCGGCTCACCTCGCCGGGGTCATCTCGTCAGCAACAACGCTGCCGGTCATTGGTGTCCCAGCAAAGACCCCTGACCTGGGCGGGCTGGACTCGCTTCTGTCAACTGTTCAGATGCCGTCCGGCGTCCCGGTCGCAACCGTTGGCATCGGAAGCGCCGAGAACGCCGCACTGCTGGCGGTTGCGGTATTGGCGCTTTCCGACGAGGCGCTTGCCTCAAGGTGGCGCGACTACAAGGCCAAGCTTGCTGAGAGGGTGCAGGCAGACGATCTCGCTGTTAAAAAAGGCGACTGACGGTCGAGCGAGGTAAATCGATCTCGCAGTGCTTGGCGATGCTCACGGCGAGCTTGTTGAAATCCTTAAGGCAATCCTGGACAGCATATACGTGAGCGCCGATAGCCCCATCAGCCGGCTTAAGTGCAAAGATGGGCTTGTGGGCCTCCATTGCCATCGGCATTAGACTGCGATAGTGCTTGAGCATGGCAAGGCAGTTCGGGTCATCCTGCGGCTGGTCTGTGAAAACTTCGGGCTGTTTATTCAGGACTGAGACCCGGTACTCGCCGGGTATGCGGTTCATCCATCTGCCATAAGCCCTCGCGGGCCTGTCGCTTCGGATTGCGTGCTGCATGATAATGTAGCCAATGGGCTCCATTTCGCCGGCCGGCAATTCCAAATCGTCTCTGGGGCTTCGAGTGAGTCTGTCCTTCCATTCGGATCGCCAGCGACGCAATGTCGGGCCCAGGTTCCGCAGGCCTTGAAGCGAATAGAGGTCTGGAGCCAGCGGGACGGCCACGTAACGAGATGCGATCATTGCCGCTCGGTTGATCGCGCCCAAGTTGGGACCAACATCGATCAACACCAAATCGGCCTTCCTGGCAACTGCTGCCAACTGGATGATGCGAAATAGAGCCGCCTCAATTCTAAACGCCCGCGGCTTTGCACCTAAGCAGTGCGGCCAGTTCTCGGAGAGATCATCTTCGAAGCTGGACAAGGCCAGGTCCCCAATGAGAAGGCCCAGACTATCCGAGATACTCTCCACGTGAGGCTGATTGATTGGCCCCGTTCCCTCAATTAAGGGCAGAAGCGCGCCCAGAATGCTCTGCGGATGCTCGCCGTCCGGCCAAACCTCCTCGAGGCGCTCCTCTTTCAGGAACATCGATGTCAAGTTTGCCTGCGGATCGAGGTCGGCGGCGATTACTTTCAGGCCGAGTTCCGCGAACATAT is a genomic window containing:
- a CDS encoding AAA family ATPase, whose translation is MKTIAFFNNKGGVGKTSLVYHLAYMFAELGLKVIAADLDPQANLTSMFLKEERLEEVWPDGEHPQSILGALLPLIEGTGPINQPHVESISDSLGLLIGDLALSSFEDDLSENWPHCLGAKPRAFRIEAALFRIIQLAAVARKADLVLIDVGPNLGAINRAAMIASRYVAVPLAPDLYSLQGLRNLGPTLRRWRSEWKDRLTRSPRDDLELPAGEMEPIGYIIMQHAIRSDRPARAYGRWMNRIPGEYRVSVLNKQPEVFTDQPQDDPNCLAMLKHYRSLMPMAMEAHKPIFALKPADGAIGAHVYAVQDCLKDFNKLAVSIAKHCEIDLPRSTVSRLF
- a CDS encoding Hsp20/alpha crystallin family protein, producing MRARRAVVQAEFDISGEVERIQDQLNRLIERVTAYGWDKSWERERFQPHVDVYENRSSLVIVAELPGVSTSSIQVYGFQGAIHIEGVKEANYPPAGDAMFHTFERSFGKFEIRVIIPCPVQFREAKASYSDGLVTVNLPKINERRCRKCVIPVEIG
- the purE gene encoding 5-(carboxyamino)imidazole ribonucleotide mutase → MRAGEPMTERKRPGESAPVVAVVAVVAGSRSDSKLIDEAARTLSEFDVPCEKRIISAHRTPEQALEFARNARSRGLKVIIAIAGKAAHLAGVISSATTLPVIGVPAKTPDLGGLDSLLSTVQMPSGVPVATVGIGSAENAALLAVAVLALSDEALASRWRDYKAKLAERVQADDLAVKKGD
- a CDS encoding DUF116 domain-containing protein is translated as MCARTLWAAALLMGGIVFGVLTAIKPLLLKLNTLLPVLCYLLAATASALLLRGVWSITAFRPEGRTKLSRALRRVIIRLLVPVAILIGQVIGISKQRLMLSFVQMNNDLTMNKHLAIKPEEILILLPQCLQAPECDRRLTSDIHNCRRCGKCDIAALLEIFDKRCVQAWVVPGGTLAREMVKTHRPRVILAVACERELSSGILDTHPIPVVSIINDRPNGPCVGTRVSCASVDEMLQRLLGKTYCAKDSKLVTAVGQHRTERKGQRESEASRRAS